The following coding sequences lie in one Deltaproteobacteria bacterium HGW-Deltaproteobacteria-6 genomic window:
- a CDS encoding acyl carrier protein, translated as MTRQDIEKEVRNIFLREFEVENPEMDVNLREAYGFDSIDAIELLLEIEKFLGSELTQEEKKQAMDIRTMKQIIDYIEMLAEKRRTPAEKK; from the coding sequence ATGACACGTCAGGATATTGAAAAGGAAGTCCGCAACATATTTCTGAGAGAGTTTGAAGTTGAGAACCCGGAGATGGATGTCAATCTTCGGGAGGCTTATGGTTTTGACAGTATCGATGCCATTGAACTGCTCCTGGAAATTGAAAAATTTTTGGGTTCGGAATTGACGCAGGAAGAAAAAAAGCAGGCTATGGATATCCGTACCATGAAACAGATTATTGACTATATTGAAATGCTGGCCGAAAAACGCAGGACGCCGGCGGAGAAAAAATAA